The following proteins come from a genomic window of Synechococcus sp. MW101C3:
- a CDS encoding sulfate/molybdate ABC transporter ATP-binding protein, with protein MGIRVAGVSKQFGSFRAVDDVSLDVETGSLVALLGPSGSGKSTLLRLIAGLEEADDGRIWITGEEATSRSVQDRQVGFVFQHFALFKHRSVRQNVGFGLELRGWSPATIRRRVDELLELVQLQGFGNRYPSQLSGGQRQRVALARALAVQPRVLLLDEPFSALDAKVRKELRAWLRNLHDEMHVTTVIVTHDQEEAMEVADRIVVMNNGRVEQIGSPAEIYDQPASPFVMSFVGAVNVLPAHVPLAPSGAAVAGGAAEATAAAVAGEQQQKGNLFIRPHDLELHRTAQSGSVPAVLRRLTHMGRDIQAELVLGSGEVVMAQLPRERIDYHDLKAGDALHITSREARTFVSDFVI; from the coding sequence ATGGGCATCCGCGTTGCCGGTGTGAGCAAACAGTTCGGTTCTTTCCGCGCCGTCGACGATGTCAGCCTTGACGTGGAAACGGGTTCGCTGGTGGCTCTGCTGGGGCCGTCCGGTTCAGGCAAAAGCACCCTGCTGCGCCTGATCGCCGGCCTTGAGGAGGCTGACGACGGCCGCATCTGGATCACCGGCGAAGAGGCCACCAGCCGCTCGGTGCAGGATCGGCAGGTGGGCTTCGTGTTCCAGCACTTCGCCCTGTTCAAGCACCGCAGCGTGCGTCAGAACGTGGGCTTCGGGCTGGAGCTGCGTGGCTGGAGCCCTGCCACGATTCGACGCCGCGTCGATGAACTGCTGGAGCTGGTGCAACTGCAGGGGTTCGGCAACCGCTACCCCTCCCAGCTCTCCGGCGGCCAGCGTCAGCGGGTGGCCCTGGCCCGTGCGCTGGCGGTACAGCCCCGTGTGCTGCTTCTGGATGAACCGTTCAGCGCTCTCGACGCCAAGGTGCGCAAGGAACTGCGCGCCTGGCTGCGCAACCTGCACGACGAGATGCACGTGACCACGGTGATCGTGACCCACGACCAGGAAGAAGCCATGGAGGTGGCGGATCGCATCGTGGTGATGAACAACGGCAGGGTCGAGCAGATCGGCTCCCCCGCGGAGATCTACGACCAGCCGGCCAGCCCCTTCGTGATGAGTTTCGTGGGTGCGGTGAACGTGCTGCCGGCCCACGTTCCACTGGCCCCCAGTGGTGCCGCTGTTGCAGGCGGTGCCGCCGAGGCGACCGCTGCTGCCGTTGCCGGCGAGCAGCAGCAGAAAGGCAATCTGTTCATCCGCCCCCATGATCTGGAGCTGCACCGCACCGCCCAGAGCGGCAGCGTGCCGGCGGTGCTGCGCCGGCTCACTCACATGGGCCGTGACATCCAGGCCGAACTGGTGCTCGGCAGTGGCGAGGTGGTGATGGCCCAGCTGCCACGCGAACGCATCGACTACCACGACCTCAAGGCCGGCGATGCCCTGCACATCACCAGCCGGGAAGCGCGCACCTTCGTGTCCGACTTCGTGATCTGA
- a CDS encoding Crp/Fnr family transcriptional regulator: MTPSLHHSPLQLTLHPQDVLPEAMSWRLHEGYVRSVAWDLEGECLALGLWGPGEVITSEDPVIQPLELQCLTTVVVEHITFEPGLQQQHLRRERQMLAELLTIQRIRAGDRRLLTLLTWIARSHGQINRHGCRLSLSELNLTHRGLAELCGLTRVTVTKLLSRFRAEGRLVAVGDNDLLIPRQP; this comes from the coding sequence GTGACACCTTCCCTGCACCACAGCCCCTTGCAGCTGACGCTCCACCCTCAGGACGTGCTCCCCGAAGCGATGAGCTGGCGCCTGCATGAGGGCTACGTGCGTTCAGTGGCCTGGGATCTCGAAGGCGAATGCCTTGCCCTCGGCCTCTGGGGGCCTGGCGAGGTGATCACCTCTGAGGATCCCGTGATCCAGCCCCTTGAACTGCAGTGCCTCACCACCGTGGTGGTGGAGCACATCACCTTTGAGCCCGGGCTTCAGCAGCAGCACCTGCGCAGAGAACGCCAGATGCTGGCCGAACTGCTCACCATCCAGCGGATCCGCGCCGGCGATCGCCGCCTGCTGACGCTGCTCACCTGGATCGCCCGGTCCCATGGGCAGATCAACCGCCATGGCTGCCGCCTGTCGTTGAGTGAGCTCAACCTCACCCACCGCGGTCTGGCCGAACTCTGCGGCCTCACACGCGTCACCGTTACCAAACTGCTCAGCCGCTTTCGCGCCGAAGGCCGCCTCGTCGCCGTGGGTGACAACGATCTGCTGATCCCCCGCCAGCCATGA
- a CDS encoding sulfate ABC transporter substrate-binding protein gives MVDSSTPAPLRRRQLLLTGLALLPLTAGAAVHLHGSIAHAQQPPKPITLTVVSYAVTKNAYDQIFRLFAADWKQKTGQIVTFRGSYGGSGSQARAVIDGLEADVVSLALAADTLAIERAGLIRPGWQNQLPNNAAPIHSTVVAFVRKGNPKRINSWADLARPDVNLVAANPKTSGGARWNFVALWGAVTQSPGGSETKARSFIRDVYKNAEVLPKDAREATDFFLKRNQGDVLLNWETEAILARRKGEWKEPWKTFSPNVLTAQPVAVVDRVVDRRGSRRVAEAFTRFLYTAPAQRVFVENGFRPATAAGKALARGRFPAFKAFTIDTFGGWPAVTSKFFANGAIWDQIFRATR, from the coding sequence GTGGTTGACTCTTCGACGCCGGCCCCTTTGCGGCGCCGCCAGTTGCTGCTCACCGGACTGGCCCTCCTGCCCCTGACGGCCGGCGCCGCCGTCCACCTGCATGGCTCCATCGCCCATGCCCAGCAACCGCCCAAACCGATCACGCTCACGGTGGTGTCGTATGCGGTGACCAAGAACGCCTATGACCAGATCTTCCGGCTGTTCGCCGCCGACTGGAAACAGAAGACCGGTCAGATCGTGACCTTCCGCGGCAGCTATGGCGGCTCCGGCAGCCAGGCCCGTGCCGTGATCGATGGGCTGGAGGCCGATGTGGTGAGCCTGGCCCTGGCCGCTGACACGCTGGCGATCGAACGGGCCGGCCTGATCAGGCCGGGCTGGCAGAACCAACTGCCCAACAATGCGGCACCGATCCACTCCACGGTGGTGGCCTTCGTGCGCAAGGGGAACCCCAAACGGATCAACAGCTGGGCTGATCTCGCACGCCCTGATGTGAATCTGGTGGCTGCCAATCCCAAAACATCAGGGGGCGCCCGCTGGAACTTCGTGGCCCTCTGGGGAGCCGTCACCCAGTCGCCGGGCGGCAGCGAGACCAAGGCCAGAAGCTTCATCCGGGATGTCTATAAGAACGCCGAAGTTCTGCCAAAAGATGCCCGCGAAGCCACCGACTTCTTCCTCAAGCGCAACCAGGGAGATGTGCTGCTCAACTGGGAAACCGAAGCGATCCTGGCCAGGCGCAAAGGGGAGTGGAAGGAACCCTGGAAAACCTTCTCGCCCAATGTGCTGACGGCCCAGCCCGTGGCCGTCGTGGACAGGGTGGTGGACCGGCGCGGCAGCCGCAGGGTGGCGGAAGCCTTCACCCGGTTTCTCTATACCGCCCCAGCTCAGAGAGTGTTCGTGGAGAACGGCTTTCGGCCCGCCACCGCCGCCGGCAAGGCCCTGGCCCGGGGCCGATTCCCCGCCTTCAAGGCCTTCACGATCGACACCTTCGGCGGCTGGCCTGCGGTGACCAGCAAGTTCTTTGCCAATGGCGCCATCTGGGATCAGATCTTCCGCGCCACCCGCTGA
- a CDS encoding sulfate ABC transporter substrate-binding protein, whose amino-acid sequence MVKSSLRLLALSAAGSLLLLTSCGGSTPAPGDAAGSGGERQELLLVSYAVTKGAYDRLLPKFIASWKAKTGQELAIKTSYGGSGTQTRAVIDGLDADVVTLALAADVHKLEESGFVDPGWEKEFPNASIITNSAVAFLVRPGNPKRIASWADLTKPGITVVTANPKTSGGARWNFLGLWGSVTQSGGSQQKAETFVSGVYKNVDNLPKDAREASDVFLKRDQGDVLLNYENEAILATRSGVLKDPFVVPELNIRIEGPVAVVDKVVERKGTRKAAEALAAYLFSEEAQAVFAEEGFRPTNPTVWARVKGRFAPVKTFFTVADFGGWPKVNKEFFGDGGLWDRLFANTR is encoded by the coding sequence GTGGTTAAGTCTTCCCTGCGCCTGCTCGCCCTTTCCGCGGCAGGTTCCCTGCTGCTGCTGACCAGCTGCGGCGGCTCGACGCCAGCCCCGGGCGACGCGGCCGGCAGCGGCGGCGAACGGCAGGAGCTGTTGCTGGTCAGCTACGCCGTCACCAAAGGCGCCTACGACCGCCTGCTGCCGAAGTTCATCGCGTCCTGGAAAGCGAAAACAGGCCAGGAGCTCGCGATCAAAACCAGCTACGGCGGTTCCGGCACCCAGACCCGGGCGGTGATCGATGGCCTCGATGCCGATGTGGTCACCCTGGCCCTGGCCGCGGACGTGCACAAACTCGAGGAGTCCGGGTTTGTGGATCCCGGCTGGGAAAAGGAATTCCCCAACGCGAGCATCATCACCAACTCCGCCGTGGCCTTCCTGGTGCGGCCCGGCAACCCCAAGCGCATCGCCAGCTGGGCCGATCTGACCAAGCCCGGCATCACGGTGGTAACGGCCAACCCGAAAACCTCCGGGGGTGCCCGCTGGAATTTCCTGGGCCTGTGGGGCTCGGTGACCCAGTCCGGCGGCAGCCAGCAAAAGGCCGAGACGTTTGTCTCCGGCGTCTACAAGAACGTCGATAACCTGCCCAAGGATGCCCGCGAAGCCTCCGACGTGTTCCTCAAGCGCGACCAGGGGGATGTGCTGTTGAATTACGAAAACGAAGCGATCCTGGCCACCCGCAGCGGTGTGCTCAAGGATCCCTTCGTGGTGCCGGAGCTCAACATCCGCATCGAAGGTCCTGTGGCCGTGGTCGACAAGGTGGTGGAGCGCAAGGGCACGCGCAAGGCCGCCGAAGCCCTGGCCGCCTATCTGTTCAGCGAAGAGGCCCAGGCCGTTTTTGCCGAGGAGGGATTCCGCCCCACCAACCCCACGGTCTGGGCGCGCGTGAAGGGTCGCTTTGCCCCAGTGAAGACCTTCTTCACGGTGGCCGACTTCGGCGGCTGGCCCAAGGTGAACAAAGAGTTCTTCGGCGACGGCGGGCTCTGGGACCGTCTATTCGCCAACACCCGCTGA
- a CDS encoding class II glutamine amidotransferase, translating to MCELLALNANTPTDMGFSFRGLSRRGGATGEHADGWGLASFTPDGHGLTVLREDAPAAFSALADQLAERSPKALVSIAHIRKATRGVVALDNCHPFARSWQGQRWVFAHNGDLQGEIPLGDQHRPCGSTDSEAAFCWILQQLDAAQPDPENPAALFELLHHGAAELAQRGTFNVLISNGRWLFASATTRLHWLTRRAPFGRATLADLPLQVDFSCVTTAKDVVTILSTEPLTTDEQWQPFARGESMLLIDGEIRRRLQPGRKELQSLQV from the coding sequence ATGTGTGAGCTGCTGGCCCTCAACGCGAATACCCCCACCGACATGGGCTTCTCCTTCCGGGGGCTGAGCCGCCGCGGGGGGGCCACCGGCGAGCATGCCGACGGCTGGGGGCTGGCCAGCTTCACCCCCGATGGCCATGGCCTCACCGTGCTGCGGGAGGACGCCCCCGCCGCCTTCTCCGCCCTGGCGGATCAGCTGGCGGAGCGCTCCCCCAAGGCACTGGTGAGCATCGCCCACATCCGCAAGGCCACCCGCGGTGTGGTGGCCCTCGACAACTGCCATCCCTTTGCGCGGTCCTGGCAGGGCCAGCGCTGGGTGTTCGCCCACAACGGGGATCTTCAGGGGGAGATTCCGCTGGGAGATCAGCACCGCCCCTGCGGCAGCACCGACAGTGAAGCAGCCTTCTGCTGGATCCTGCAGCAGCTCGATGCGGCCCAGCCCGATCCGGAGAATCCCGCCGCCCTCTTCGAGTTGTTGCACCACGGCGCCGCCGAGCTGGCACAGAGGGGCACCTTCAATGTGCTGATCAGCAATGGCCGCTGGCTGTTCGCCAGCGCCACCACCCGGCTGCACTGGCTCACCCGCCGGGCGCCGTTTGGCAGGGCCACCCTGGCCGATCTGCCCCTGCAGGTGGATTTTTCCTGCGTGACAACCGCCAAGGATGTGGTGACAATCCTCAGCACCGAGCCGCTCACCACCGATGAACAGTGGCAGCCCTTCGCGCGCGGGGAATCGATGCTGCTGATCGACGGGGAAATCCGGCGCCGCCTGCAGCCCGGCAGGAAGGAATTGCAGAGCCTTCAGGTGTGA
- a CDS encoding Rrf2 family transcriptional regulator: MAFSAKTEYGLIALIDLADAHGTGELRQTGDICRRHGIPVRYLEQMLTALRKDGFLTSIRGPRGGFQLARPPGDITIAAVEICLEGESSNERQGDRDDPEFQVLKALDQKLDEARASLLSSTTLADLLVERNKRLQPQPMFFI, from the coding sequence ATGGCGTTCAGCGCGAAAACGGAATACGGCCTGATCGCCCTGATCGATCTGGCCGATGCCCATGGCACCGGTGAACTGCGGCAGACCGGTGACATCTGTCGCCGGCATGGCATTCCGGTGCGCTATCTCGAGCAGATGCTTACGGCCCTGCGCAAGGATGGCTTTCTCACCAGCATCCGGGGACCACGCGGTGGTTTCCAGCTGGCCCGGCCGCCCGGGGACATCACCATCGCCGCGGTGGAGATCTGCCTGGAAGGTGAATCCAGTAACGAGCGCCAGGGCGACCGCGACGACCCGGAATTTCAGGTGCTCAAGGCATTGGATCAGAAGCTGGATGAGGCGCGCGCTTCGTTGCTCTCCAGCACCACCCTGGCCGATCTGCTGGTGGAGCGAAACAAACGGCTCCAGCCCCAGCCGATGTTTTTCATCTGA
- a CDS encoding chlorophyll a/b-binding protein, which yields MTNTPINARYAPERDEQQLHMEQLQRAERFNGRAAMLGIVIGILTEALTGAGIAHQIGLGPLVDGYVACRTQFLPFCF from the coding sequence ATGACCAACACCCCCATCAACGCCCGTTACGCCCCTGAGCGGGATGAGCAGCAGCTGCACATGGAGCAGCTCCAGCGCGCCGAGCGCTTCAACGGCCGCGCCGCGATGCTCGGCATCGTGATCGGCATCCTCACCGAGGCCCTCACCGGCGCCGGCATCGCCCACCAAATCGGCCTCGGTCCGCTCGTCGACGGTTACGTCGCCTGCCGCACCCAGTTCCTGCCGTTCTGCTTCTGA
- a CDS encoding chlorophyll a/b-binding protein, with the protein MAESSRFGFVAFAETWNGRLAMLGFVIGLGTELLTGQGILSQLGLS; encoded by the coding sequence ATGGCTGAATCCTCCCGCTTCGGTTTTGTCGCCTTCGCCGAAACCTGGAATGGCCGCCTGGCCATGCTCGGCTTCGTGATCGGGCTCGGCACCGAGCTGCTCACCGGTCAGGGCATCCTTTCCCAGCTCGGCCTCTCCTGA
- a CDS encoding HD domain-containing protein yields MVITSRYSQALTWADELHRPQRRKGKPNVPYISHLIAVSSLVWEDGGDEDQAIAALLHDAIEDAGVSQHQIAAPFGERVGRMVADCTDTSGAVVAGGEKEPWILRKTRYVEHLQTVSPDSLLVTAADKAHNAQDMVLDARRKSDSWTRFNAGLDGTVWYLQQIHHTLNQRLPHSRSNERLGEALKELMGSEAFLRLVPAGVAAEDWAVSYLERLTADSLF; encoded by the coding sequence ATGGTGATCACGAGCCGCTACAGCCAGGCCCTGACCTGGGCCGATGAACTGCACCGCCCCCAGCGCCGCAAGGGCAAGCCGAACGTGCCCTACATCTCCCACCTGATCGCCGTCAGCTCCCTGGTCTGGGAAGACGGCGGCGATGAAGATCAGGCCATTGCGGCGCTGCTGCACGACGCCATCGAAGATGCGGGCGTCAGCCAGCACCAGATCGCCGCGCCGTTTGGCGAGCGGGTCGGCCGCATGGTGGCGGATTGCACGGACACCAGCGGGGCTGTGGTGGCGGGCGGAGAAAAGGAGCCCTGGATCCTGCGCAAGACACGCTATGTGGAGCACCTGCAGACCGTGTCGCCGGATTCCCTGCTGGTGACCGCCGCCGACAAGGCCCACAACGCCCAGGACATGGTGCTGGATGCCCGCCGCAAGTCCGACAGCTGGACCCGCTTCAACGCCGGTCTCGATGGCACTGTCTGGTATCTGCAGCAGATCCATCACACCCTCAACCAGCGCCTGCCCCACAGCCGCTCGAATGAACGGCTGGGCGAAGCGCTCAAGGAATTGATGGGCAGTGAGGCCTTCCTCCGCCTGGTTCCTGCTGGGGTGGCAGCTGAGGACTGGGCCGTTAGCTATCTGGAACGGCTAACGGCGGACTCTCTCTTCTGA
- a CDS encoding TspO/MBR family protein, translating into MVAALLILLVMVAVGVLLNPGRDQFAWFIRLRRPAWLTFERLIPAIWVAIYACFYASALLAWDASRSWGLMAGYFGLLVWVQSYTWLICRTRRLANGTAVGFAGWVWGLALTVVVLQMSGLAALLLVPYLLWSPVGTFVTWQMQQLNSGRPQRFE; encoded by the coding sequence ATGGTCGCTGCCCTGCTGATCCTGCTGGTGATGGTGGCGGTGGGGGTGCTGCTCAACCCCGGACGGGACCAGTTCGCCTGGTTCATCCGCCTGCGCCGTCCCGCCTGGCTCACCTTTGAGCGCCTGATTCCGGCGATCTGGGTGGCGATCTACGCCTGCTTCTATGCCTCGGCGCTGCTGGCCTGGGATGCCAGCCGGAGCTGGGGGCTGATGGCGGGCTACTTCGGGCTTCTGGTCTGGGTTCAGAGCTACACCTGGCTGATCTGCCGCACGCGCCGCCTCGCCAACGGCACCGCTGTGGGATTCGCCGGCTGGGTGTGGGGTCTGGCGCTCACCGTGGTGGTGTTGCAGATGTCAGGGCTGGCGGCTCTGCTGCTGGTGCCATATCTGCTCTGGAGCCCGGTGGGCACCTTCGTGACCTGGCAGATGCAGCAGCTCAATAGCGGACGCCCCCAACGCTTTGAGTGA
- a CDS encoding Nif11-like leader peptide family natural product precursor, translating into MSREQLKAFLLRMQNDAALKQQVLAASTADDVAQIAIKLGFEFSGDELLRASGQKFDKVTVRKNDVPGEYS; encoded by the coding sequence ATGTCGCGCGAACAGCTCAAGGCCTTTCTCCTCCGCATGCAGAACGACGCGGCGTTGAAGCAGCAGGTGCTGGCGGCTTCCACAGCCGACGACGTGGCTCAGATCGCCATCAAGCTGGGTTTTGAGTTCTCAGGGGACGAGCTGCTGCGGGCGTCCGGCCAGAAATTCGACAAGGTGACGGTACGCAAGAACGACGTGCCTGGCGAATACAGCTGA
- a CDS encoding lipid kinase — translation MADRSGKPILLLINLHSKQGLERFGEVVAAFNSLGVRYIIGQVMRSEDFSHCIRWHQDEVSAVVIGGGDGTLNLAIDALLETNLPLGLLPLGTANDLARTLSLPLTLAEACSVVANGHRQTIDLGRVNGKYFFNVASCGLSIKITDALSKDLKKRWGILAYGIAAAKALLTLRRFDAEIHIDGEQILRRRTLQIAVGNGVFYGGGLTVVKDAAIDDQRLDLYSLEIPHWWQLFFVLPALKSGRGNSRFGIHRWQGRTFEVHTRLRKRVNTDGEVTTKTPAVFELCPAVLEVFVPAPTSTADD, via the coding sequence ATGGCAGACAGATCGGGAAAACCCATCCTCCTGTTGATCAATCTTCACTCCAAGCAGGGGCTTGAACGGTTCGGTGAGGTGGTGGCGGCCTTCAACTCTCTGGGCGTGAGATACATCATCGGCCAGGTGATGCGGTCAGAAGATTTTTCGCACTGCATCCGTTGGCACCAGGACGAGGTGTCTGCTGTGGTCATCGGCGGTGGCGACGGCACCTTGAACCTGGCGATCGATGCGCTGCTGGAGACAAACCTTCCCCTGGGCCTTCTACCCCTGGGCACGGCCAACGACCTGGCCCGCACCCTGAGTCTGCCTCTGACGCTGGCCGAGGCCTGCAGCGTGGTAGCCAACGGACATCGCCAGACCATCGACCTTGGCCGGGTGAACGGCAAGTATTTCTTCAACGTGGCCAGTTGCGGGTTGAGCATCAAGATCACAGATGCGCTCTCCAAAGACCTCAAGAAGCGCTGGGGAATCCTTGCCTATGGGATCGCGGCGGCGAAGGCGTTGCTGACGCTGCGACGTTTCGATGCCGAGATCCATATCGATGGGGAACAGATCCTCCGTCGCCGTACCCTGCAGATCGCCGTAGGCAACGGAGTGTTCTACGGCGGTGGGCTCACCGTGGTGAAGGATGCCGCCATCGACGACCAGCGGCTGGATCTCTACAGCCTGGAAATCCCCCATTGGTGGCAACTCTTCTTCGTGCTGCCGGCGTTGAAGTCTGGACGTGGCAACTCCCGTTTCGGCATCCACCGCTGGCAGGGCAGAACCTTCGAGGTGCACACGCGATTGCGGAAGCGCGTCAACACTGACGGAGAGGTCACCACCAAAACCCCTGCCGTGTTTGAGCTGTGCCCCGCCGTGCTCGAAGTGTTTGTGCCGGCGCCCACCTCGACGGCGGACGACTGA
- a CDS encoding methyltransferase domain-containing protein → MTDTPSVPLPIGFRDVDATAPEACVRCLDCLHQLPAGRAYKARALAALQLVPGCTALDVACGLGDDVVQMVAAGARAVGADCSRTLLAAAQTRHSATAASFQLADAKALPFVSGSFDAVRIDRALQHIAQPELVVKEMARVTRRGGVVLCAEPDWGTFLLGGPHSGVSERIQHDWIRSFQNPWIGRALPDLLSAAGIGELQREEIWLPTHGFAESDLLFGIEDNARKLAAEQPEALDWLEHYRDGEAYAGVLMLISWGRKL, encoded by the coding sequence ATGACCGACACCCCCTCCGTGCCGTTGCCCATTGGCTTCCGGGATGTGGATGCCACTGCACCGGAGGCGTGCGTCCGCTGCCTCGATTGCCTGCACCAGTTGCCGGCCGGCCGTGCCTACAAGGCCCGCGCCCTCGCCGCGCTGCAGCTCGTGCCCGGATGTACCGCGCTGGATGTGGCCTGCGGCCTCGGCGACGATGTGGTCCAGATGGTGGCTGCCGGCGCGCGTGCCGTTGGCGCCGACTGCAGCCGCACGCTGCTGGCTGCCGCCCAGACGCGCCACAGCGCCACAGCGGCCAGCTTCCAGCTGGCGGATGCCAAGGCCCTGCCATTTGTCTCCGGCAGCTTTGATGCGGTGCGCATCGACCGGGCACTGCAACACATCGCGCAGCCGGAACTGGTGGTGAAGGAGATGGCCCGCGTCACCCGCCGGGGCGGGGTGGTGCTGTGCGCTGAACCCGATTGGGGCACGTTCCTGCTGGGTGGTCCCCACAGCGGGGTGAGTGAGCGCATCCAGCACGACTGGATCCGTTCGTTCCAGAATCCCTGGATCGGCCGCGCCCTGCCCGACCTGCTGAGCGCTGCCGGTATTGGCGAGCTGCAACGCGAGGAGATCTGGCTGCCCACCCACGGATTCGCGGAATCGGATCTGCTCTTCGGCATTGAGGACAATGCCCGCAAGCTCGCCGCTGAGCAACCTGAGGCGCTGGACTGGCTTGAGCACTACCGCGACGGCGAGGCCTACGCGGGCGTGCTGATGCTGATCAGCTGGGGGCGGAAGCTGTAA
- a CDS encoding TrkH family potassium uptake protein: MVHSVHQLWGRLLAWRHRLTVPQFTVVTGGLVIALGTVLLASPLCSSDDVGLWQALFTVTSAITVTGLSIIDVGKDLTLFGQMTLAGLIITGGLGLMAITTFLQGFVQGRSGLRHRLDKGRMLDEFGVGGIGPTFHRILITAGCVMGVGTLILFFFGFTDITNVGERFWASMFHCISAYNNAGFGLWADNLVGYKGNPVVNGVIGSLIVVGGIGWRVTNDLWENRSRLRRIRHLSLHTRLVLRSTLLLIAIGALGLLFTEQFAPDGVVMTLGLWEKLQVTIFQSITTRTAGFNTVPLSMETLSDAGLLLMIVLMFIGASPGGTGGGIKTTTFVLLMGTTRSMLEGRKDVVIGRHEIPASIVFKCVGVALASGLFVILMTLLLGLGPTTAGEPTAQSFNFLEKLFTCMSAFCTVGLDVGVTANLNRWGQLVLMVGMFVGRLGIMLLLQSLYGSRPPSRVGYPQQEVFI, translated from the coding sequence ATGGTGCATTCGGTTCATCAGCTATGGGGACGCCTGCTCGCCTGGCGGCACCGTCTCACGGTGCCACAGTTCACGGTGGTGACCGGCGGCTTGGTGATTGCGTTGGGCACAGTGCTGCTGGCCTCGCCGCTCTGCTCCAGCGATGACGTAGGCCTTTGGCAGGCTCTGTTCACCGTGACCTCGGCGATCACGGTGACGGGTCTGTCGATCATCGATGTGGGCAAGGATCTCACGCTCTTCGGCCAGATGACCCTGGCAGGGTTGATCATCACCGGCGGGCTTGGCCTGATGGCGATCACCACCTTCTTGCAAGGGTTTGTGCAGGGCCGCTCCGGCCTGCGCCATCGCCTCGACAAGGGACGCATGCTGGATGAATTCGGGGTGGGCGGAATCGGCCCCACCTTTCACCGGATCCTGATCACCGCCGGCTGTGTGATGGGAGTGGGCACGCTGATCCTGTTCTTCTTTGGCTTCACCGATATCACCAACGTTGGTGAACGCTTCTGGGCCTCAATGTTTCACTGCATCAGTGCCTACAACAACGCAGGTTTTGGGCTGTGGGCCGACAACCTGGTGGGCTACAAGGGAAATCCGGTGGTCAATGGTGTGATCGGCAGCCTGATCGTCGTCGGCGGTATCGGTTGGCGGGTCACCAATGATCTGTGGGAGAACCGCTCCCGCCTCAGGCGCATCCGCCATCTCTCCCTCCATACCCGGCTGGTGCTGCGCAGCACCCTGCTGCTGATCGCCATCGGGGCACTGGGCCTGCTGTTCACAGAACAATTCGCTCCTGATGGTGTGGTGATGACCCTCGGCCTGTGGGAGAAGCTTCAGGTCACCATCTTTCAATCGATCACCACACGCACCGCAGGCTTCAACACCGTGCCGCTGTCGATGGAAACACTTTCGGATGCAGGCTTGCTGCTGATGATCGTGTTGATGTTCATCGGCGCCAGCCCAGGCGGCACGGGTGGGGGCATCAAAACCACCACCTTCGTTCTGCTCATGGGCACCACCCGTTCGATGCTTGAGGGCCGCAAGGATGTGGTCATTGGGCGGCACGAGATCCCCGCGTCGATTGTGTTCAAATGCGTTGGCGTCGCACTGGCTTCCGGCCTGTTCGTGATCCTGATGACCCTGCTTCTTGGGCTCGGGCCAACAACGGCTGGAGAACCAACAGCTCAGTCTTTCAATTTCCTTGAAAAGCTGTTCACCTGCATGTCCGCCTTTTGCACCGTTGGACTGGATGTCGGTGTTACTGCCAATCTCAATCGTTGGGGCCAGTTGGTGCTGATGGTGGGCATGTTTGTGGGTCGATTGGGGATCATGCTGCTGCTTCAGTCCCTCTATGGCAGCAGGCCTCCTTCCCGGGTGGGCTACCCCCAGCAGGAGGTCTTCATTTGA